One Gimesia aquarii DNA segment encodes these proteins:
- a CDS encoding efflux RND transporter permease subunit, producing the protein MKFSHFFINRPIFASVLSIIIVLVGFLAYFQLPVGQYPEVALPTVVVRASYPGATPEVISKTVATPLEQEINGVEGMLYMESEATSDGALQITITFGIDMDVDQAQVLVQNRVAIAEPRLPPEVRQIGVTTRKDSPDLLLVIHLYSPDDSRDQLYIGNYAYLQLRDVISRIGGVGNVQLFGASEYSMRIWLDIERLAALELTPGEVVNALREQNIQVAAGVIGQQPLDTLKGAFQVNVNTQGRLREAEEFGEIIVKTGDNGRLVRLSDVAQIELGATDYSVRSYMGEKKAVAMVISQRPGSNAIETTRSVLDTVEGLSERFPPGLEYQAIYNPTAFVEESIAEVFNTLWIAGLLVILTVFLFLQNWRSTIVPVVAIPISLIGTFAVMQGIGFSLNNLSLFGLVLAIGIVVDDAIVVVENVERLIKEGLSPKEATTKAMDEVGSALIATTLVLIAVFVPTAFIPGISGQFYRQFAITIAVSTAISTFVSLTLSPALCALLLRPQDAKKNWFGRLLERLLGWFFHLFNKSFDKTSEIYSRVISRVLHMSFVVLLMYAGLLGLTYFGFTQVPTGFIPQQDQGYVIIAIDLPDGASLDRTDQVTRDVVAAALDTPGIENAVSFAGFSGATRTNSSNSAAIFPVLSDARERAEQGLSLDVVLSELRKRMAGIEDAMVFVIPPPPVQGIGTGGGFKMQIQDRSGAGLLALNEVTGQIAAKANQEPGLVQVFSNFRVATPQVYADVDRTKVRMLDVPINNVFDALQIYLGSSYVNDFNYLGRTYRVTAQAESEFRDERHDIERLSTRSNNGAIVPLGSLVTIRETTAPSRVVRYNLYPAADINGSTLPGYSSGQALAAMERIADETLPPGFGFEWTDLAYQQKAAGNTALFIFPLCVLFVFLALSAQYESWLLPLAVILIVPMCLLFAIFGVWLRGMDNNILTQIGFVVLVGLACKNAILIVEFAKAEEDKGKDRFAAAVEACRLRLRPIMMTAFSFILGVIPLLIATGAGAEMRQALGTAVFSGMLGVTVFGLFLTPVFYVVLRKLAKQRVPAGEAGSAILESQLVEELASATQAVEPEAKTTPPDSDAGSDSK; encoded by the coding sequence ATGAAGTTCTCTCACTTCTTTATTAACCGTCCCATCTTTGCGTCTGTACTATCAATTATTATTGTACTGGTTGGCTTTCTGGCTTACTTTCAGTTACCCGTTGGTCAGTATCCGGAAGTGGCACTGCCGACGGTTGTCGTGCGTGCGAGTTATCCGGGAGCGACACCAGAAGTGATTTCCAAAACGGTGGCAACGCCGTTAGAGCAGGAGATCAATGGTGTTGAGGGAATGCTCTACATGGAGTCCGAAGCGACTTCAGACGGTGCGCTGCAGATCACAATCACCTTTGGGATTGATATGGACGTCGATCAGGCACAGGTCTTGGTGCAAAACCGCGTCGCGATTGCAGAGCCCAGGCTCCCGCCAGAAGTCAGGCAGATTGGCGTGACAACACGCAAAGATTCACCAGATCTGTTACTGGTGATTCATTTATATTCGCCAGATGATTCGCGCGATCAGCTTTATATTGGTAACTATGCTTATTTGCAGTTGCGTGATGTGATCTCGCGTATTGGTGGTGTTGGAAACGTGCAGCTGTTTGGCGCCAGCGAATACTCCATGCGTATCTGGTTGGATATTGAACGGTTGGCAGCATTAGAGCTCACTCCGGGTGAAGTCGTGAATGCACTTCGCGAACAAAATATTCAGGTGGCGGCGGGAGTCATTGGCCAGCAACCGCTGGATACGCTGAAGGGCGCTTTCCAGGTGAACGTCAATACGCAAGGTCGTCTTCGTGAAGCAGAAGAGTTTGGCGAGATCATCGTCAAGACGGGTGACAATGGTCGACTGGTGAGGTTGAGCGATGTTGCGCAGATTGAGTTGGGAGCAACTGATTATTCTGTCCGTAGCTACATGGGTGAGAAAAAAGCCGTAGCGATGGTCATTTCACAACGTCCTGGTTCTAATGCGATTGAGACGACACGCAGTGTACTCGATACCGTAGAAGGTTTATCAGAACGCTTTCCTCCCGGCCTGGAATATCAGGCGATTTATAATCCAACCGCGTTTGTTGAAGAATCAATTGCCGAAGTATTCAATACCCTCTGGATAGCAGGTTTACTGGTGATTCTGACCGTGTTTCTCTTCCTGCAAAACTGGCGTTCGACGATCGTTCCCGTTGTTGCGATACCGATTTCATTGATTGGAACCTTTGCGGTGATGCAGGGGATCGGTTTCAGTCTCAATAATTTATCTCTCTTTGGGTTGGTCCTGGCGATTGGAATTGTGGTCGATGATGCAATTGTCGTTGTCGAGAATGTAGAACGACTGATCAAAGAAGGACTCTCTCCAAAAGAAGCCACTACCAAAGCAATGGATGAAGTCGGCTCCGCGCTGATTGCAACAACCCTGGTGCTCATCGCCGTGTTCGTGCCGACTGCATTTATTCCTGGAATCAGCGGGCAATTCTATCGCCAATTCGCAATCACGATTGCCGTCTCAACTGCCATTTCGACTTTTGTCTCGCTCACACTGAGCCCAGCTTTATGTGCTTTATTACTCAGGCCGCAGGATGCAAAGAAAAACTGGTTTGGTCGGCTCCTTGAACGGCTCCTGGGTTGGTTCTTCCATCTGTTCAACAAGTCGTTTGACAAGACAAGCGAAATCTACTCGCGTGTGATCTCGCGTGTTTTGCATATGAGCTTTGTTGTGTTACTCATGTATGCAGGTTTATTGGGGCTGACCTACTTCGGGTTTACTCAGGTACCCACCGGGTTTATTCCGCAGCAAGATCAAGGCTATGTGATCATTGCAATTGATTTGCCTGACGGCGCCTCGCTAGATCGAACCGATCAAGTGACACGCGATGTCGTTGCGGCCGCGCTTGATACTCCCGGCATTGAAAACGCGGTCTCCTTTGCAGGATTTTCAGGAGCAACGCGTACGAATAGTTCCAACTCGGCGGCAATTTTTCCGGTTCTGAGCGACGCCCGCGAGCGTGCAGAACAAGGGTTGAGCCTGGATGTTGTTCTATCTGAACTCCGGAAGCGTATGGCGGGGATTGAAGATGCGATGGTCTTCGTAATCCCACCTCCTCCGGTTCAGGGAATTGGAACGGGCGGCGGTTTTAAAATGCAGATTCAAGATCGGTCTGGGGCTGGGCTGCTTGCACTCAATGAAGTGACGGGGCAGATCGCCGCTAAGGCGAACCAAGAGCCGGGTCTGGTTCAGGTGTTTTCCAATTTCAGGGTAGCAACGCCTCAAGTTTATGCGGATGTTGATCGTACGAAAGTACGAATGCTGGATGTCCCCATTAATAATGTCTTTGATGCTTTGCAAATTTATCTTGGTTCGTCTTACGTCAATGACTTCAACTATCTGGGACGAACCTATCGGGTGACCGCACAAGCAGAATCAGAGTTTCGTGATGAGCGACATGATATTGAGCGTCTCAGTACGCGCAGCAATAATGGTGCAATCGTTCCTTTGGGGTCGCTGGTTACGATCCGTGAGACGACAGCGCCGTCGCGGGTTGTGCGTTACAATCTCTATCCAGCTGCGGATATCAATGGTTCTACACTCCCGGGCTATAGCTCCGGGCAGGCACTCGCAGCGATGGAACGCATCGCCGATGAAACTCTCCCGCCCGGTTTTGGATTTGAGTGGACTGATCTTGCTTATCAACAAAAAGCAGCAGGCAACACGGCACTTTTTATTTTTCCACTTTGTGTACTATTTGTCTTTTTAGCGCTTTCTGCGCAATATGAAAGCTGGTTATTACCCCTTGCAGTCATTCTGATTGTGCCAATGTGCCTGCTATTCGCGATTTTTGGCGTCTGGCTGCGAGGGATGGACAACAACATCCTCACCCAGATCGGATTTGTCGTACTGGTGGGGCTTGCCTGTAAAAATGCCATTTTGATCGTCGAGTTTGCCAAAGCGGAAGAAGACAAAGGGAAAGACCGCTTCGCAGCCGCGGTGGAGGCCTGTCGTTTGCGTCTGCGACCGATCATGATGACCGCCTTCTCTTTCATTTTAGGAGTCATTCCACTATTGATTGCAACTGGAGCGGGAGCCGAAATGCGCCAAGCGCTCGGCACCGCTGTCTTTAGTGGGATGCTTGGCGTCACGGTCTTCGGGTTGTTTCTCACGCCCGTGTTCTACGTCGTACTACGCAAACTGGCAAAGCAGCGTGTTCCCGCTGGTGAAGCTGGTAGTGCCATACTGGAATCACAGTTAGTAGAAGAGCTGGCATCCGCGACACAGGCAGTCGAACCGGAAGCGAAAACGACACCTCCCGATTCTGATGCTGGCTCTGATTCCAAATAA
- a CDS encoding SDR family oxidoreductase, with protein sequence MSYDVRDKTVLVTGANRGIGKVIVETLLKHGAAKVYAAVRNPYSAAALNEVHGDKVVPIELDLTKPDTIKAAADLASDVSLVINNAGVLRTSTALSEDAIEALQFEMEANVYGLIHIAQAFAPVLKANGGGAFVQLNSVVSMKCFPQFTTYCASKAAAYSVTQALSALLKEQGTAVLSVHPGPILTDMGHDAGLTEIAEPPEVVGEEIVAALKAGAAHAFPDSMAKQIGEAYQSFAENVVEADMSEG encoded by the coding sequence ATGAGCTATGATGTTCGTGATAAGACCGTTCTCGTGACAGGGGCGAACCGAGGTATTGGTAAGGTGATTGTAGAGACGCTTCTGAAACATGGAGCTGCGAAAGTCTACGCTGCTGTGAGGAATCCCTATTCGGCTGCTGCATTGAATGAGGTTCATGGGGATAAAGTCGTCCCGATTGAATTGGATTTGACAAAGCCTGACACCATTAAGGCGGCCGCCGACTTGGCCAGCGATGTTTCGCTGGTGATTAATAATGCTGGTGTTCTGCGAACTTCAACTGCTTTGTCTGAAGATGCGATTGAAGCATTGCAATTTGAAATGGAAGCGAATGTATATGGTCTCATTCACATTGCTCAGGCGTTCGCTCCGGTACTCAAAGCGAATGGCGGAGGGGCTTTTGTTCAACTCAATTCTGTCGTTTCGATGAAGTGCTTCCCACAGTTCACAACGTATTGCGCATCCAAAGCCGCTGCCTACTCAGTGACTCAGGCACTCAGTGCACTGTTGAAGGAACAGGGAACAGCAGTGTTGAGCGTTCACCCCGGACCCATTTTGACAGACATGGGCCACGATGCTGGACTAACCGAAATCGCAGAACCACCCGAAGTTGTAGGTGAAGAAATCGTCGCTGCACTCAAAGCGGGCGCCGCTCACGCTTTCCCTGACTCGATGGCAAAACAGATTGGTGAGGCATATCAGAGCTTTGCAGAGAATGTTGTTGAAGCGGATATGTCCGAAGGCTAA
- a CDS encoding metallophosphoesterase family protein: MIDRNWAGRNLRHTSLILMLAIGWFFVVVFQTLIVSDLVAAEQVLLLADDFESYSNGQSIIASDQWKGYEGFPGKVKPIAVIKEGVGIDGSKAIAVSHAEPFRTDGWGIRTQLAKPVSEGVVWLQCRFKPPQQWKNGTFFDMRGQKANEVIARIAAAPFQEKGSKDTQMRWHSVFNRPYWRLYTKTPFEQRWHTMTARINFDLKTYACWVDHQTLGEEMPLTSSAALSHIYLGVAGTPDDPALIDNLIVSRTAPEGFDLPRLLPKPDRGLIFRFAAVGDPQLGFGGFETDKARFAQAIDQINRSGAEQTFMLGDMVHEKRDLKLYDAMTELVKRFDKPYHYVRGNHEIPELFLRYFFRDLHYSVVHKGVRFVVIDAEGNHVGLNDKQLDWIESEFQKAEQAGEEIVIALHVSPWQNNERGRGKYNQIGKGRDRLRAMMKQYKVLLSLSGHYHRALWHAEEEATHYLVLGGAALVSQGAFGWCTFDVYPDRIVVHQKPLHFAYEKADAKQIHTSRGWLSYKELKAKHPYAQQGPLTIKRHRPVSE, translated from the coding sequence ATGATTGATCGAAACTGGGCTGGCAGGAATCTTCGCCACACATCACTGATCTTGATGCTGGCTATTGGCTGGTTCTTTGTAGTCGTTTTTCAAACATTGATCGTCTCAGATCTCGTTGCAGCAGAGCAAGTTCTTTTACTTGCAGACGATTTCGAATCCTATTCCAATGGGCAATCAATCATTGCTTCCGATCAGTGGAAAGGCTATGAAGGGTTTCCCGGCAAAGTCAAGCCGATCGCAGTCATAAAAGAGGGAGTGGGAATTGATGGCTCAAAAGCAATTGCCGTGTCACATGCCGAGCCGTTTCGGACCGACGGTTGGGGGATCCGCACCCAACTTGCCAAACCCGTTTCCGAAGGTGTCGTGTGGTTGCAGTGTCGCTTCAAGCCGCCACAACAATGGAAAAACGGTACATTCTTCGACATGCGTGGTCAGAAAGCGAATGAGGTGATTGCGCGAATCGCCGCCGCTCCTTTTCAGGAAAAAGGTTCGAAGGACACGCAAATGCGGTGGCATTCCGTGTTCAATCGACCCTATTGGCGCCTCTATACGAAAACACCATTCGAGCAACGCTGGCATACCATGACAGCGCGCATCAATTTCGATCTCAAAACCTACGCCTGCTGGGTTGATCATCAAACACTGGGTGAAGAAATGCCTTTGACTAGTAGCGCGGCTCTATCACATATCTATCTCGGTGTGGCCGGGACTCCAGACGATCCTGCTCTGATCGATAATCTCATAGTGTCACGTACGGCGCCTGAAGGATTTGATTTACCACGATTGTTGCCGAAACCAGACCGGGGGTTGATATTTCGTTTTGCTGCCGTGGGTGATCCACAACTTGGATTTGGTGGTTTTGAAACCGACAAGGCACGTTTCGCGCAAGCGATCGATCAGATTAATCGCTCTGGTGCGGAGCAGACGTTTATGCTGGGTGACATGGTTCATGAAAAGAGAGATCTGAAACTCTATGATGCGATGACCGAATTAGTGAAACGGTTTGATAAGCCATATCATTATGTCAGGGGCAATCATGAGATTCCGGAACTGTTTTTGCGATATTTCTTTCGAGATCTACATTACTCGGTGGTGCATAAAGGAGTTCGTTTTGTGGTGATCGACGCGGAAGGAAACCATGTCGGCCTGAACGACAAACAATTGGACTGGATCGAATCAGAATTTCAGAAGGCCGAACAAGCGGGAGAAGAAATTGTGATTGCGCTGCATGTTTCTCCCTGGCAAAATAACGAACGCGGTCGTGGAAAATACAACCAAATTGGGAAAGGTCGTGATCGCTTGCGGGCAATGATGAAACAGTACAAAGTGCTGCTCAGCCTGAGTGGTCACTATCATCGGGCCTTATGGCATGCTGAAGAAGAAGCAACACATTATCTGGTACTGGGGGGGGCGGCACTTGTGAGTCAAGGAGCCTTTGGTTGGTGCACGTTCGATGTCTACCCTGATCGGATTGTCGTACATCAGAAACCTTTGCACTTTGCTTATGAGAAAGCTGATGCCAAACAGATTCATACATCACGCGGTTGGCTCAGTTACAAAGAACTCAAAGCCAAACATCCCTACGCCCAACAGGGGCCGCTGACCATCAAGCGACATCGACCGGTATCTGAGTAA
- a CDS encoding efflux RND transporter periplasmic adaptor subunit — MKSYSEFMWQAAGFVTSASLLFVVGCTQEVSSKPSAPATVKVTVAKPLVMPIVEWDEYTGRLDAIDSVEVRARVSGYLESTHFDEGQMVQSGDLLAIIDQRPFKAEHNAAKARLEEATARLAEANSLYKQAIAEKSDVNAQLTLADRRLDRVKRLFARKAVTKEEIDVTESEQLQATAAIEAANAKIESAKAGIATAQAAIETAKANIESAVLNLKYTQIRAPITGRISRRYVTEGNLISGGTSLSTLITTIVSLKPIHCYFDANEHDFLKYVRLAREGKRASSRDVKNPVYVALIDEQGYPHNGHMDFVDNRIDVNTGTMRGRAILANEDELLTPGLFVKLRLPGSGRYDAVLIPDSAIGSDQSEKFVYVIDKQGVVNRRVITTGPISHGLRIIRSGLDGSEEIVTRGLQRVYPGITVETSNETIEPVASDLPDNYVPVPKEKWLSRTMAKIPKGIEANAERYRLPQSRTNTKAEKE; from the coding sequence ATGAAATCGTATTCAGAATTCATGTGGCAAGCAGCAGGATTTGTGACCAGTGCATCACTGCTTTTTGTAGTTGGCTGCACACAAGAAGTGTCGTCCAAGCCTTCCGCTCCTGCTACTGTTAAAGTGACCGTAGCGAAACCGCTTGTGATGCCTATTGTTGAATGGGACGAATACACGGGGCGGCTGGATGCCATTGATTCCGTTGAAGTGCGTGCCAGAGTCAGTGGGTATCTTGAGTCAACACATTTTGATGAAGGGCAAATGGTACAGAGTGGTGACCTGCTGGCAATAATTGACCAGCGCCCATTCAAAGCGGAACATAACGCAGCCAAAGCGCGACTGGAAGAAGCGACCGCTAGACTCGCGGAGGCGAACTCGCTTTACAAGCAGGCGATTGCCGAAAAGTCTGACGTGAATGCACAATTGACCCTGGCTGATCGTCGGCTGGATCGTGTAAAGCGCTTATTTGCGAGAAAGGCCGTCACAAAAGAAGAAATCGATGTGACGGAAAGTGAACAGTTACAGGCGACCGCAGCCATCGAAGCAGCTAACGCAAAAATTGAATCTGCCAAAGCTGGGATCGCAACAGCTCAGGCTGCAATTGAGACCGCGAAAGCCAATATCGAGTCGGCTGTGCTCAATCTGAAATACACACAAATCCGCGCTCCAATTACGGGCCGCATCAGTCGACGTTATGTGACTGAAGGAAATCTGATCAGTGGAGGGACAAGCCTTTCAACATTGATCACCACGATCGTTTCACTCAAACCCATTCATTGTTACTTTGATGCGAATGAGCATGATTTTTTGAAATATGTGCGATTAGCGCGTGAAGGGAAACGTGCCAGTTCCCGCGATGTCAAAAACCCGGTTTATGTTGCCCTCATCGACGAGCAGGGTTATCCGCACAATGGGCATATGGATTTTGTTGACAACCGGATTGATGTCAATACGGGAACGATGCGAGGCCGCGCGATCCTCGCCAATGAAGATGAATTGTTAACACCGGGGCTCTTTGTAAAACTCCGGTTACCGGGCAGTGGTCGTTACGACGCAGTCTTGATTCCCGACAGCGCCATCGGCAGCGACCAATCTGAAAAGTTTGTGTATGTGATTGATAAGCAAGGGGTGGTTAATAGACGGGTCATTACCACCGGTCCCATCTCACACGGCTTGCGAATCATTCGTTCTGGTCTCGATGGTTCAGAAGAAATTGTGACACGTGGCTTGCAACGGGTTTACCCTGGAATCACCGTTGAGACCTCGAATGAAACCATCGAACCAGTTGCCAGTGACTTACCAGATAATTATGTGCCAGTACCAAAAGAAAAGTGGCTTTCACGCACGATGGCAAAAATACCAAAAGGAATTGAAGCCAACGCAGAGCGGTATCGCCTGCCTCAATCCAGAACGAACACCAAAGCAGAGAAGGAGTGA
- a CDS encoding 6-bladed beta-propeller: MKKCSIYIAATVLICMTLPAFAAEKVAPVRMGSGIMTFDTVPGWGFDEEGRSVLGPTHGGVVIDKAGNIYTSARIGVIVFSPDGKVVRRFLGDEYSNIHDMEIRDEADGEFIYGARNANAEGIKFNAETGEIVLKLPFPKESGLNLKKFNPTAITVAPNGDIILADGYASNHIFKFDKNGKYLKHFGKKGNGLKEFNTAHGMTLDTRYNPPRLLICDRNHKPKGRLLHYDLDGNFMDVVITGLGMPTSASIQGEFVSVPDLHGRLVILDKSNTIMAVLGHNSDPKTRVNFNVPQDKWREGIFSGTHGSYWDKDGNLYVQDWNVSGRLMKLVRVK, translated from the coding sequence ATGAAGAAGTGTTCGATTTATATTGCCGCGACTGTTTTGATTTGTATGACGCTACCGGCGTTTGCGGCCGAGAAGGTGGCTCCGGTGCGGATGGGCAGTGGGATCATGACGTTTGACACCGTGCCTGGTTGGGGCTTTGATGAAGAAGGTCGCTCAGTTCTAGGGCCGACACACGGTGGTGTGGTTATCGATAAAGCAGGGAATATCTACACCAGTGCCAGGATTGGCGTGATTGTGTTCTCGCCGGATGGGAAAGTGGTTCGTCGTTTCCTGGGGGACGAATATTCCAATATCCACGACATGGAAATCCGTGATGAAGCGGACGGCGAATTTATCTATGGGGCACGAAATGCGAACGCCGAGGGGATCAAGTTCAATGCCGAGACTGGAGAGATTGTGTTGAAGCTCCCGTTTCCTAAAGAATCGGGACTGAATTTGAAGAAGTTCAATCCGACGGCGATTACGGTTGCTCCCAACGGGGATATCATCCTGGCGGACGGCTACGCTAGTAATCACATTTTCAAGTTCGACAAGAACGGGAAATACCTCAAGCACTTTGGCAAGAAAGGGAATGGCTTGAAGGAGTTCAACACCGCCCATGGCATGACACTGGATACGCGATATAATCCCCCGCGACTCTTGATTTGCGACCGAAACCACAAACCCAAGGGCCGTTTATTGCACTACGACCTCGATGGAAACTTCATGGATGTTGTGATCACCGGTCTGGGAATGCCAACTTCCGCATCTATCCAGGGAGAATTTGTTTCGGTGCCCGATTTGCATGGGCGACTTGTCATTCTCGATAAGAGCAATACGATTATGGCGGTTCTTGGACATAACTCAGATCCTAAAACCAGAGTGAACTTCAATGTGCCTCAAGACAAGTGGCGCGAAGGCATTTTCAGTGGCACACACGGTTCGTACTGGGACAAAGATGGGAACTTGTATGTCCAAGACTGGAACGTATCAGGGCGTTTGATGAAGTTAGTACGGGTGAAGTAA
- a CDS encoding transglutaminase domain-containing protein — translation MWRSLLILVMFGPTSFASEPVFDSIDYTTPTKYLAMPATLGDREAIKTQALAFKADHDRKTVLNVLNWMNTNLKYQADLAYQWRNYDTVIQDGCYGGCADYAIVCGVLLKHAGIPTVWVKTMDVPWIWDFKKGRQFKSWSGHVFLEIYIDQKWVLLDPGAKRVYVDYSPKARILPGNRFAYHKGNDPKAMIMSLQWEAWKQQTKTYFSQLDEGLLPVNMANADTLDPKCFVIGNSPYYQILTRTAQQKGLIVVKSFNTQYDTYLPQAKGHTLYIQTQKGIPIVPVTTLEKYFPNASDGLKAGNITISDTKIVYSEFSK, via the coding sequence ATGTGGCGATCACTTTTAATTCTAGTGATGTTTGGCCCTACTTCATTCGCGTCGGAGCCTGTATTTGATTCAATTGACTACACAACACCCACAAAGTATCTTGCCATGCCTGCGACCCTCGGAGACCGAGAAGCGATTAAGACGCAGGCACTCGCGTTTAAGGCAGATCATGACCGCAAAACGGTTTTGAATGTGCTTAACTGGATGAATACAAATCTGAAATATCAGGCCGATCTGGCTTATCAATGGCGGAACTACGACACAGTGATTCAGGACGGTTGCTACGGAGGCTGTGCTGATTATGCCATTGTCTGCGGTGTGCTATTGAAACATGCAGGTATTCCGACAGTCTGGGTGAAGACAATGGATGTACCATGGATTTGGGATTTTAAGAAAGGCCGTCAGTTCAAGTCTTGGTCGGGGCATGTCTTTCTTGAAATTTATATCGACCAGAAGTGGGTGCTGTTGGATCCTGGTGCGAAAAGGGTCTACGTCGATTACTCTCCCAAGGCGCGCATTCTTCCCGGGAATCGGTTTGCTTATCACAAAGGCAATGATCCCAAAGCGATGATCATGTCTTTGCAGTGGGAAGCATGGAAGCAACAAACGAAGACCTACTTTTCTCAACTTGACGAAGGACTACTTCCTGTCAATATGGCGAACGCAGATACGCTTGATCCAAAGTGTTTTGTGATTGGAAATTCTCCCTACTACCAGATATTGACAAGAACGGCTCAACAAAAAGGTTTGATCGTTGTTAAGTCATTCAATACGCAGTACGACACTTACCTTCCGCAAGCAAAAGGTCACACTTTATATATTCAAACACAAAAGGGTATTCCCATTGTTCCAGTCACTACGCTCGAAAAATATTTCCCGAACGCATCTGATGGCCTCAAGGCCGGTAACATCACAATTAGCGATACGAAGATTGTCTATTCTGAATTTTCGAAGTGA
- a CDS encoding BPL-N domain-containing protein produces MSRVPLCLLRICLVLITGFTSASTWADDVPSSQTTKPVRVAIYDFPKSGSTGPEHLMKFLTPTYGFQSTIVSPDEIRDGALQNYDVLICPGGSGSRQAKELKEEGRAAVRKFVRNGGGYVGICAGAYLASTHYTWSLGVINARVWDRAHWARGKNQVSISLTPSGREVLSKSKEKYDIYYANGPLLVPDNQPNLPGYEVLAKYDTEVARNGAPQHAMVDTHAIIRSKFGAGRVICFSPHAEMKNGPKSLVASGVYWASNAE; encoded by the coding sequence ATGAGTCGTGTCCCACTCTGCCTTTTACGTATTTGCTTAGTGTTGATCACAGGATTCACCAGCGCCAGTACTTGGGCAGACGATGTTCCTTCCTCACAGACAACAAAACCAGTGCGCGTGGCGATATATGACTTTCCGAAGTCCGGCTCAACTGGTCCCGAGCACCTGATGAAGTTTCTGACTCCTACCTATGGTTTTCAGAGTACGATCGTTAGTCCTGACGAAATTCGCGATGGGGCGCTTCAGAATTATGATGTCCTCATCTGCCCCGGCGGTAGTGGAAGTCGTCAAGCCAAAGAACTTAAGGAAGAGGGTCGCGCTGCCGTCCGTAAGTTTGTACGTAATGGGGGCGGCTATGTGGGAATCTGCGCGGGTGCCTATCTTGCTTCGACTCATTACACGTGGTCACTGGGAGTCATCAATGCGCGAGTCTGGGATCGAGCACACTGGGCACGAGGAAAAAATCAGGTTTCCATCAGTTTAACTCCCTCAGGGCGTGAAGTGCTCAGTAAATCAAAAGAAAAATATGACATCTATTATGCAAACGGACCGCTACTGGTTCCCGACAATCAACCGAATCTCCCCGGCTACGAAGTGCTAGCCAAATATGATACTGAAGTCGCCCGCAACGGAGCTCCTCAACACGCCATGGTCGACACTCACGCCATCATCCGCTCTAAATTCGGAGCAGGCCGCGTAATCTGCTTTAGCCCTCATGCCGAAATGAAGAACGGCCCTAAGTCCTTAGTCGCCTCCGGTGTCTACTGGGCTTCGAATGCTGAATAA